The Candidatus Hydrogenedentota bacterium genome has a segment encoding these proteins:
- a CDS encoding DEAD/DEAH box helicase, translated as MNVAQTLDRLRSDPEFCRNLTKWHTIPPRAARYADFPAGMHPDLVAGMRKRGIHQLYTHQAEAVAATLGGEHTCVVTPTASGKTLCYNLPVLNTILRNPQARALYLFPTKALSQDQVNELKGAIDTMEVKIGTYTFDGDTPASARQAVRSAGHIVVTNPDMLHTGILPHHTIWIRLFEHLEYVVIDEIHHYRGVFGSHLANVIRRLKRICAFYGSNPRFICCSATIANPKEMAERIIEEPVRLIDNNGAPAGEKHFLFYNPPVVNAELGIRRSSVKEASRLAASLLFKDIQSIVFARSRLRVEILTTYLKEAVRKMGKSHHLVRGYRGGYLPTERREIEQGIRNGDVMAVVSTNALELGIDIGALDVCIMTGYAGSIASTWQQAGRAGRRNTVSLVVLIATSAPIDQYIIGHPEYFFEQPPETATVDPNNLIILTSHLKCAAFEIPFVEGEAFGLDAKSTGEILDYLADNRVLRKVRNKWHWSADTYPASDISLRTAAPGNVVILDTSDNGRVIGEVDFFAAHVEVYQNAIYLHQSQQYTIDELDLEDRKAYARPVEVDYYTDAEMKVDLKVLDVFESKPEHEVERCCGELSVTWLPTIYKKIKFGSHENVGWGEIHLPEQTMHTTGYWIEFPLDTAERFGIAKEELGEALNALANTLKQVAPVQVLCDPSDIRAQAMLRSPTGELPTVYLYERYPGGVGISEKLFHHHRRLLEAAVSLLSDCPCREGCPSCVGSVLETGVHGKGGALRLVRMALGVEDAAAPADPEQKAALP; from the coding sequence ATGAACGTAGCCCAAACCCTGGACCGCCTTCGCTCGGATCCGGAATTCTGCCGGAATCTGACGAAGTGGCACACGATCCCGCCGCGCGCGGCGCGGTATGCGGATTTTCCGGCGGGGATGCATCCGGATCTTGTTGCGGGGATGCGTAAGCGGGGCATCCATCAACTGTATACGCATCAGGCGGAGGCGGTGGCGGCGACGTTGGGCGGGGAGCACACGTGCGTGGTGACGCCGACGGCTTCCGGGAAGACGCTGTGCTACAACCTGCCGGTGCTGAACACGATCTTGCGGAATCCGCAGGCGCGGGCGCTGTACCTGTTTCCGACGAAGGCGCTATCGCAGGATCAGGTGAACGAATTGAAGGGGGCGATCGACACGATGGAGGTGAAGATCGGGACGTATACCTTCGACGGGGACACGCCGGCGTCGGCGCGGCAGGCGGTGCGGAGCGCGGGGCATATCGTGGTGACGAATCCGGACATGCTGCACACGGGCATTCTGCCGCACCACACGATATGGATCCGGCTGTTCGAGCACCTGGAGTATGTGGTGATCGACGAGATCCACCATTACCGGGGCGTGTTCGGGAGCCACCTGGCGAATGTGATCCGGCGGCTGAAGCGGATTTGCGCGTTTTACGGGTCAAACCCGCGGTTCATCTGTTGCAGCGCGACGATTGCGAACCCGAAGGAGATGGCGGAGCGGATTATCGAGGAGCCGGTGCGTCTGATCGACAACAACGGGGCGCCGGCGGGCGAGAAGCATTTCCTGTTCTACAATCCGCCGGTGGTGAACGCGGAGCTGGGCATCCGCCGATCCTCGGTGAAGGAGGCGAGCCGGCTGGCGGCCTCGCTGCTGTTCAAGGATATCCAGTCCATCGTATTCGCGCGGAGCCGCCTGCGCGTGGAGATTCTGACGACGTATCTGAAGGAGGCGGTGCGGAAGATGGGCAAGAGCCACCACCTGGTGCGGGGCTATCGGGGGGGCTACCTGCCCACGGAGCGCCGGGAGATCGAGCAGGGCATCCGGAACGGGGACGTGATGGCGGTGGTGAGCACGAACGCGCTGGAGCTGGGCATCGACATCGGCGCGCTGGACGTGTGCATCATGACGGGCTACGCGGGGAGCATCGCGAGCACGTGGCAGCAGGCGGGTCGCGCGGGCCGTCGCAACACGGTGTCGCTGGTGGTGCTTATCGCCACGAGCGCGCCGATCGATCAGTATATTATCGGGCACCCGGAGTATTTCTTCGAGCAGCCGCCGGAAACGGCCACGGTGGACCCAAACAACCTGATAATCCTCACGAGCCACCTGAAGTGCGCGGCGTTTGAGATTCCCTTTGTGGAGGGCGAGGCCTTCGGGCTGGACGCGAAGTCGACGGGCGAAATCCTGGATTATCTGGCGGACAACCGGGTGCTGCGTAAGGTGCGGAACAAGTGGCACTGGAGCGCGGACACCTACCCCGCTTCCGACATCAGCCTGCGGACGGCGGCGCCGGGCAACGTGGTGATCCTGGACACGTCGGACAACGGGCGGGTCATCGGGGAGGTGGATTTTTTCGCGGCGCACGTGGAGGTGTATCAGAATGCGATCTACCTTCACCAGAGCCAGCAGTACACGATCGACGAGCTGGACCTGGAGGACCGCAAGGCGTATGCGCGGCCCGTGGAGGTGGATTACTACACGGACGCCGAGATGAAGGTCGATCTGAAGGTGCTGGACGTCTTCGAGAGCAAGCCCGAGCACGAAGTGGAGCGGTGCTGCGGCGAGCTGAGCGTGACGTGGCTGCCGACGATCTATAAGAAGATCAAGTTCGGTTCGCACGAGAACGTGGGCTGGGGCGAGATCCACCTACCCGAGCAGACCATGCACACGACGGGCTACTGGATCGAGTTCCCCCTGGACACGGCGGAGCGCTTCGGCATTGCGAAAGAGGAACTCGGCGAGGCGCTGAACGCGCTGGCGAACACGCTCAAGCAGGTGGCGCCGGTGCAGGTGCTCTGCGATCCGAGCGACATCCGCGCGCAGGCGATGTTGCGGTCGCCCACCGGCGAGTTGCCCACGGTCTACCTGTATGAACGGTACCCCGGCGGCGTGGGTATCAGCGAGAAGCTGTTCCACCACCACCGGCGGCTTCTGGAGGCGGCGGTGTCGCTGCTCTCGGATTGTCCGTGCCGGGAGGGGTGCCCGAGTTGCGTGGGGAGCGTGCTGGAGACGGGCGTTCACGGCAAGGGCGGCGCGCTGCGGCTGGTGCGGATGGCGCTGGGCGTGGAGGACGCGGCGGCGCCGGCCGATCCCGAGCAGAAGGCCGCGCTGCCATGA
- a CDS encoding right-handed parallel beta-helix repeat-containing protein — protein sequence MRYVVVMALVFYVAHARATEFHIAPAGSDGNPGTEASPLATLGAARDAVRAAGAGPHTVWLHDGVYTHTEPVVFTEEDSGAEDAPVIYRAVNQGGARIQGGRMLPADAFEPLPEAAAARVPVEARGTVLQADLGALGIADLGAFPDAFRTPQALPELYFNGERMTLSQWPNEGWAEIEAVVESGPATWRNHASEDFGAFTYSGEHPARWAGVADVWLEGYWCFDWAAETIRVKSVDPESRTITLGSKHVYGIGSGNPAPRRYRAVNLLEELDTAGEYFIDRAEGALYFWPPAPLEGAEVMLALAAEPLIALSDVSHVQITGLTFEYAAGTAVTVTGGQHVSLAGCTIRNAGLVGVVVDGGADHTVQSCDIYNNGTGGLHISGGDRKALTPSGHRVVNNHIYRVSERMRTAAYNIVMDGVGVYVAHNEIHDAPHQAILLSGNDHIFELNDVHHVSMNSDDCGAFYMGRNPSHRGTIIRHNYWHGIGSAMAHGSCAIYFDDGDGGQTVHGNVFYKASGGSFGAVFNHGGHDNTVTNNVFIECGLALGAAPWGDATWKEWLGGDLWRERLLAEVDITRPPFTERYPELKDFFEYEGLRLNRASRNVAVRCKNFVNGNWTISESFITREDPGFVDYAARDFTLREDAAVFEQIPGFEAIPFGAIGLRLDEYRTSLE from the coding sequence ATGCGGTACGTTGTTGTCATGGCCCTGGTATTCTATGTGGCGCATGCCCGCGCCACGGAGTTCCACATCGCCCCCGCGGGGAGCGACGGCAACCCCGGCACGGAGGCGTCGCCGCTGGCTACCCTTGGGGCCGCGCGCGATGCCGTGCGAGCGGCCGGTGCGGGGCCGCACACGGTGTGGCTGCACGATGGCGTCTACACGCACACCGAGCCGGTGGTCTTTACGGAGGAGGATAGCGGCGCGGAAGACGCCCCGGTGATCTATCGGGCGGTGAATCAAGGTGGCGCGCGCATCCAGGGCGGGCGGATGCTGCCGGCGGACGCCTTCGAGCCGCTACCCGAAGCGGCGGCCGCGCGTGTTCCGGTCGAGGCCCGGGGAACGGTGCTACAGGCCGATCTCGGCGCGCTCGGTATCGCGGATCTGGGGGCCTTCCCCGACGCCTTCCGGACTCCCCAAGCCCTCCCGGAGCTCTACTTCAACGGCGAGCGCATGACCCTGTCCCAGTGGCCCAACGAGGGCTGGGCCGAAATAGAGGCCGTGGTCGAGAGTGGCCCCGCCACGTGGCGTAATCACGCATCGGAGGATTTCGGCGCCTTCACCTACAGCGGGGAGCACCCGGCGCGCTGGGCCGGTGTGGCCGATGTCTGGCTGGAGGGTTACTGGTGTTTCGACTGGGCGGCCGAGACGATTCGCGTAAAATCCGTCGATCCGGAGTCGCGCACGATCACGCTCGGATCCAAACACGTCTACGGCATCGGCAGTGGCAATCCCGCGCCGCGCCGCTACCGCGCCGTGAACCTGCTCGAAGAACTCGACACCGCCGGTGAGTATTTCATCGATCGCGCCGAGGGGGCCCTCTACTTCTGGCCGCCCGCACCGCTGGAAGGCGCGGAGGTGATGCTCGCGTTGGCGGCGGAACCCCTGATTGCCCTGAGTGACGTGTCCCATGTCCAGATTACGGGCCTCACTTTCGAATACGCGGCGGGAACCGCGGTAACCGTTACCGGCGGGCAGCATGTGTCGCTCGCCGGCTGCACGATCCGCAATGCCGGCCTCGTCGGCGTGGTCGTCGATGGAGGCGCGGACCACACGGTGCAGAGTTGCGACATCTACAACAACGGCACGGGCGGCCTCCACATCAGCGGCGGGGATCGCAAGGCCTTGACCCCTTCGGGCCACCGCGTAGTGAACAACCACATCTACCGTGTCTCCGAGCGCATGCGGACAGCGGCCTACAACATCGTGATGGACGGCGTGGGGGTGTACGTGGCGCACAATGAGATCCACGATGCGCCGCACCAGGCTATTCTGCTTTCGGGCAACGATCATATCTTCGAGCTGAATGATGTGCACCATGTCAGCATGAATTCCGACGACTGCGGCGCCTTCTACATGGGCCGCAACCCCTCGCACCGCGGCACGATCATTCGCCACAACTACTGGCATGGGATCGGCAGCGCCATGGCGCACGGAAGCTGCGCGATTTACTTCGACGACGGCGACGGCGGACAGACAGTGCACGGCAATGTGTTCTACAAGGCCTCGGGCGGAAGTTTCGGCGCCGTATTCAACCATGGCGGCCACGACAACACCGTGACGAACAACGTCTTCATCGAGTGCGGGCTCGCCCTGGGCGCCGCCCCGTGGGGCGATGCGACCTGGAAGGAATGGCTCGGCGGCGATCTGTGGCGGGAGCGCCTGTTGGCGGAAGTGGACATCACCCGGCCCCCGTTTACGGAGCGCTACCCGGAGTTGAAGGATTTCTTCGAGTACGAAGGCCTGCGGCTGAACCGGGCGTCGCGGAATGTCGCCGTGCGCTGCAAGAACTTCGTGAACGGAAATTGGACTATAAGCGAGAGCTTTATTACCCGTGAAGACCCCGGTTTTGTGGACTACGCCGCGCGGGATTTCACGCTGCGGGAGGACGCCGCCGTCTTTGAGCAGATTCCGGGTTTCGAAGCGATTCCATTCGGCGCCATCGGATTGCGCCTTGACGAATACCGCACCTCGCTGGAGTAG
- a CDS encoding virulence RhuM family protein, which translates to MNDDAARGERSDFLLYTAKDRKVNVEVFLRDETVWLTQRDIADLFGSERSVITKHLRNVFRNGELEERSVCAVFARTAADGKTYNTKYYNLDAIISVGYRVNSREAKLKAEQEFDVYRVKQDREYVSDFDREVRRISGKDDD; encoded by the coding sequence ATGAACGATGACGCGGCGCGAGGCGAGCGCTCCGACTTTTTGCTGTATACCGCAAAAGACCGTAAGGTGAACGTGGAGGTATTCCTCCGTGACGAGACGGTCTGGCTGACCCAGCGTGATATTGCGGATCTATTCGGCTCGGAGCGAAGCGTCATAACGAAGCACCTTCGTAACGTATTCAGGAACGGCGAGCTGGAGGAGCGTTCAGTATGTGCAGTTTTTGCACGAACTGCCGCCGACGGGAAAACCTACAACACGAAATACTACAACCTGGACGCTATTATCTCCGTGGGCTACCGGGTGAACTCGCGCGAGGCAAAACTGAAAGCCGAACAGGAGTTTGACGTTTATCGCGTGAAGCAGGACCGGGAATATGTCTCGGACTTTGACCGGGAGGTACGGCGAATATCGGGAAAGGACGACGATTAG
- a CDS encoding XRE family transcriptional regulator, whose product MDERAITEGSGNVFADFGIQKSEEAQLKSRPALRIYKAIQDQGLTQRQAAATTRVVR is encoded by the coding sequence ATGGACGAAAGAGCAATCACCGAGGGTTCGGGCAATGTATTCGCCGACTTCGGCATCCAGAAATCGGAAGAAGCCCAACTCAAATCGCGACCGGCCCTACGCATCTACAAGGCCATTCAAGACCAAGGTCTGACCCAACGTCAAGCGGCCGCGACGACACGGGTGGTGCGGTGA
- a CDS encoding SPFH domain-containing protein, producing MSRGKPEFVGEGGRPAFRGPGGSGLSRRSMFLAMALAAFLLAPLVVFNLCFEYVRPNEFGIKVVHIGINRGVQEKIYPAGYAFRIPFGVEQVHRLPQSIQVLELTNYAGTPGAGAHVTKGAKIQTSDGFFVDVDATILYRIVDPYEVFTRLGQEQKFLELGMLPKAESVLKEALGQLTTEEFYDSQLRVAKAHLAREILNEKLANEGMEVEHVLVRYFEYSPSIQQNIEDKKLQDQLVFTNESKGRAAEQRQVLMRTKEEGEYMVKVKMAEGDAYRVEKEAERDLYQRTKTAEADLMVARAEAEGIRMKNDAMQTLGADAMVAMRMAEVLEGLDTIYVPAGGDLGLNPLDLDSVLRMFGVAQGDAASAPARQPRPLPAPGAAEEAAQ from the coding sequence ATGAGTCGAGGAAAACCAGAGTTTGTGGGTGAAGGCGGGCGCCCCGCGTTTCGGGGGCCGGGCGGCTCCGGCCTCTCGCGCCGTTCGATGTTCCTGGCCATGGCGCTGGCGGCTTTTCTCCTGGCGCCGCTTGTGGTCTTCAATCTGTGCTTCGAGTACGTCCGCCCCAACGAATTTGGGATTAAGGTCGTTCATATCGGCATTAACCGCGGCGTACAGGAGAAGATCTACCCGGCCGGTTACGCGTTCCGTATTCCGTTCGGCGTGGAGCAGGTCCACCGGCTGCCGCAGAGCATCCAGGTGCTCGAGCTCACCAACTATGCCGGGACGCCGGGCGCGGGAGCCCATGTCACCAAGGGGGCCAAGATCCAAACCTCCGACGGCTTCTTCGTGGATGTGGACGCGACCATTCTCTACCGGATCGTCGATCCCTACGAAGTCTTCACGCGCCTGGGGCAGGAGCAGAAGTTCCTCGAGCTCGGGATGCTGCCCAAGGCCGAATCCGTGTTGAAGGAGGCTCTGGGACAACTCACGACGGAGGAGTTCTACGATTCGCAGTTGCGGGTCGCCAAGGCGCATCTGGCGCGCGAAATTCTCAACGAAAAACTGGCCAACGAAGGCATGGAAGTCGAGCACGTGCTGGTCCGCTACTTCGAGTACAGCCCATCGATCCAGCAGAACATCGAAGACAAGAAGCTCCAGGACCAGCTCGTGTTTACCAACGAATCCAAGGGGCGGGCCGCCGAACAGCGGCAGGTCCTCATGCGGACGAAGGAGGAGGGGGAATACATGGTTAAGGTGAAGATGGCCGAGGGCGACGCCTACCGGGTGGAGAAGGAAGCGGAGCGCGACCTGTACCAGCGCACGAAGACGGCCGAGGCCGACTTAATGGTGGCGCGGGCGGAGGCGGAGGGAATCCGCATGAAGAACGATGCCATGCAGACCCTGGGCGCGGACGCTATGGTGGCGATGCGCATGGCCGAGGTTCTCGAGGGCCTGGACACCATCTACGTTCCCGCGGGCGGCGATCTGGGCCTTAACCCGCTTGACCTGGACAGCGTATTGCGCATGTTCGGGGTGGCGCAGGGCGATGCCGCATCCGCGCCGGCGAGGCAGCCCCGGCCGCTCCCGGCGCCCGGCGCGGCGGAGGAGGCAGCCCAATGA
- a CDS encoding prohibitin family protein: MKRPELLLVAILLLGSLAGCMPYSTGPTEIGVRTVKWSPTGGQGVQDHVYQPGSTHFFVPFITDWHTFDTRIQKLEMTASPGAGDRYGMRDDLLFKTIDGNDISLDVIISYRIDPARGPLILQQVGATDLQIRDNIVRTIGRSKPRDIFGELKTEDFYQAEKRSRQALIVKDKLNEMLAEYGVDVTEVLLQDYNFTPAYQEAIEEKKIADQQVEKLRSETKAVEQEYITLVKEAEAEIAKIKAAADGEFERAKIEADAYFRQQERIAEAILAEAVAEAEGITKMNEALSGDGAPDVVKLRIAEALAKKKIVMVPMGGGGLDVRSMDINALLGLYGARALGEKKE; the protein is encoded by the coding sequence ATGAAACGCCCGGAACTCTTACTCGTCGCGATACTGCTCCTCGGCTCCCTGGCCGGGTGCATGCCCTACAGCACCGGACCCACGGAGATCGGCGTCCGCACCGTGAAGTGGTCGCCCACCGGCGGCCAGGGTGTGCAGGATCACGTCTACCAGCCGGGCTCAACGCATTTCTTTGTGCCGTTCATTACGGACTGGCATACCTTTGACACGCGCATCCAGAAACTCGAAATGACCGCCTCACCGGGCGCGGGCGATCGCTATGGAATGCGGGATGACCTGCTGTTCAAGACCATCGACGGGAACGACATCAGCCTCGACGTCATCATTTCCTATCGCATCGATCCGGCTCGTGGCCCGTTGATACTCCAGCAGGTGGGCGCGACCGACCTGCAGATACGGGACAATATCGTGCGAACCATCGGGCGCAGCAAGCCGCGCGACATCTTCGGCGAGCTCAAGACGGAAGACTTCTACCAGGCCGAAAAGCGCAGCCGCCAGGCGTTAATCGTTAAGGACAAACTCAATGAGATGCTGGCCGAGTACGGCGTCGACGTGACCGAGGTGCTCCTGCAGGATTACAATTTCACGCCGGCGTACCAGGAGGCGATCGAAGAGAAAAAAATCGCCGATCAGCAGGTGGAGAAGCTGCGCTCGGAGACGAAGGCCGTGGAGCAGGAGTACATCACGCTCGTGAAGGAGGCCGAGGCCGAGATCGCCAAGATTAAGGCCGCCGCAGACGGCGAGTTTGAGCGCGCAAAGATCGAGGCGGACGCCTACTTCCGCCAGCAGGAGCGGATCGCGGAAGCGATCCTGGCGGAGGCCGTGGCGGAGGCGGAAGGTATAACGAAAATGAACGAGGCGCTCTCGGGCGACGGCGCGCCGGACGTCGTCAAGCTGCGGATCGCCGAGGCGCTGGCGAAGAAGAAAATCGTGATGGTGCCCATGGGCGGCGGCGGGCTCGACGTGCGCTCAATGGACATCAACGCGCTGCTCGGGCTCTACGGCGCCAGGGCGCTGGGCGAGAAGAAGGAGTAA
- a CDS encoding ribonuclease H-like domain-containing protein translates to MSDLKRKLDALKGMTGLGTAGDVAPAAAKAQESQRPAETPDRAEPADPLPPQDRGATPTGKLADLLKAHGLKTGATLQRELAENPTPRRSPPREAALPPSGNVNRLRGLADRLGVPVDHTFEAPIARGPRITQEERESGVYLLENHIPGEIIGEPDRGFYLIRHDYPLDYRQGIVELGAALQSQSRHIALSACDPTLADFDPRRACFVDTETTGLMGGAGTVAFLVGVGYFLDDAFRLDQCILRDFDDEEPMLEYLAELFDRHDALVSYNGKSFDLPLLRTRFIQNRIPFRKGDILHLDLVHAARRFWKQRLKDCSLGNVEREILSIYREGDVPGYLIPQLWFRYLDERDARPLEGVIYHHEMDILSLVSLTAWMSQCLDAPAGQGFAHTEDKLSVVRLHFRQKQYDGAIEHAAAFLEEVSDSPLRRECLEMLALACKRRARWEEMQEAWERLLEEFPGDPEALHELAKHYEHRARDLESAARLCREALTAYATRSGSAGLERPEARAFRHRLKRLEKKLGRRGGSLDF, encoded by the coding sequence ATGAGCGACTTGAAGAGGAAGCTCGACGCACTGAAGGGCATGACGGGCCTGGGCACGGCGGGGGATGTCGCGCCGGCGGCGGCCAAGGCGCAGGAATCTCAACGGCCCGCCGAGACGCCGGATCGGGCCGAACCGGCGGACCCGCTGCCTCCGCAAGATCGGGGCGCGACTCCCACGGGCAAGCTGGCGGACCTGTTGAAGGCCCACGGGCTCAAGACGGGGGCCACGCTTCAGCGCGAACTGGCCGAGAACCCGACGCCGCGCCGATCGCCGCCGCGCGAGGCCGCGCTGCCGCCCTCGGGTAACGTAAACCGGCTGCGCGGCCTGGCGGATCGGCTGGGCGTGCCGGTGGACCATACCTTTGAGGCCCCGATCGCGCGCGGGCCGCGGATCACACAGGAAGAGCGCGAGTCCGGCGTCTACCTCCTCGAAAACCACATTCCCGGCGAGATAATCGGCGAGCCGGACCGCGGCTTCTACCTGATACGCCACGATTACCCGCTCGATTACCGCCAGGGCATTGTCGAACTGGGCGCGGCGCTTCAGAGCCAGTCCCGCCACATCGCCTTATCCGCGTGCGACCCAACGCTGGCCGATTTTGATCCGCGCCGGGCCTGCTTCGTGGACACGGAGACGACGGGGCTCATGGGCGGGGCGGGGACCGTGGCGTTTCTCGTGGGCGTGGGCTATTTCTTGGACGACGCCTTCCGGCTGGACCAATGCATCCTGCGCGATTTCGACGATGAAGAGCCAATGCTGGAGTATCTGGCGGAGCTGTTTGACCGGCACGACGCGCTGGTGAGTTACAACGGCAAGAGCTTTGACCTGCCGCTGCTCCGAACCCGTTTTATTCAGAACCGCATCCCGTTCCGCAAGGGCGACATCCTTCACCTGGACCTGGTGCACGCCGCGCGGCGCTTCTGGAAGCAGCGCCTGAAGGATTGCAGCCTCGGCAATGTGGAGCGCGAGATCCTCTCCATTTACCGCGAGGGCGACGTCCCCGGCTACCTGATCCCGCAGCTGTGGTTCCGCTATCTCGACGAGCGCGACGCCCGCCCGCTGGAGGGTGTGATCTATCACCACGAAATGGACATTCTCTCGCTGGTTTCTCTGACGGCGTGGATGTCGCAATGCCTGGATGCGCCCGCGGGCCAGGGATTCGCCCACACGGAAGACAAACTTTCGGTGGTGCGGCTCCACTTCCGGCAGAAGCAGTACGACGGGGCCATCGAACATGCCGCCGCATTCCTGGAAGAGGTGAGCGATTCGCCGTTGCGGCGGGAATGCCTGGAGATGCTCGCGCTGGCGTGCAAGCGGCGCGCGCGATGGGAAGAAATGCAGGAGGCCTGGGAGCGGCTGCTGGAGGAATTCCCGGGGGACCCCGAAGCGCTGCACGAACTCGCCAAGCACTATGAGCACCGCGCCCGGGACCTGGAGTCGGCCGCTCGCCTTTGCCGCGAGGCGCTCACCGCGTATGCGACCCGGAGCGGCAGCGCGGGCCTGGAGCGCCCGGAAGCGCGCGCCTTCCGCCACCGCCTGAAGCGGCTGGAGAAGAAACTGGGCCGACGGGGCGGATCGCTGGATTTTTGA
- a CDS encoding aldehyde dehydrogenase family protein has product MAESHDGFSVHNPRTGALLYRVTPPGAPEIDAVFERAHRAFPQVRDLSVRERLARLGRVKDWIQANKEAIVQRVVDETGKPRIEALMTEVFPALDLIQYYEKNAARILRDQPQPTPLVLMGKKSRIQYEPLGPVLIISPWNYPFNLSMTPIITALAAGNSVVFKPSEHTPLQGLLEEIFADAGLPEGAVQVVYGGKETGSALIARKPAKIFFTGSDAAGRAILKQAADDLIPVELELGGKDPMVVFEDVCLPRAVQGALWGAMTNSGQTCTSVERIFVQDRIAEQFVSELGAAMERLTISRENAPAADRLDLDLGCMTAEFQLDKVERQVEDAVQKGATVVCGGQRIPGTRVFPPTLITGVTPEMAIHGEETFGPVVTVTPFAGEAEAIALANDSRFGLSASVWSGDPELAERVARAIVTGNVSINNVLATQGNSALPFGGTKHSGMGRYKGPHGLYSFSNVKSVLVDKNSGRKEPIWYPYTAEKYKLISDLIDASVTGGLRGLLNTVLVGLRLSKFMKP; this is encoded by the coding sequence ATGGCCGAGTCCCACGACGGTTTTTCGGTACACAACCCGCGAACTGGCGCGCTTCTCTATCGTGTGACGCCACCGGGCGCGCCGGAAATCGACGCCGTCTTCGAGCGGGCGCACCGCGCCTTCCCGCAAGTGCGCGATCTTTCGGTCCGCGAGCGGCTGGCACGCCTCGGGCGCGTGAAGGACTGGATTCAGGCCAACAAGGAAGCCATCGTACAGCGGGTCGTGGACGAGACCGGCAAGCCTCGCATTGAGGCGCTGATGACGGAGGTCTTTCCGGCGCTGGATCTGATCCAGTATTACGAGAAGAACGCCGCCCGGATACTGCGCGACCAGCCGCAGCCCACGCCGCTGGTTCTTATGGGGAAGAAATCGAGGATCCAGTATGAGCCGCTGGGCCCGGTGTTGATCATTTCGCCCTGGAACTACCCGTTTAACCTTTCGATGACCCCGATTATCACCGCTTTGGCGGCGGGAAATTCCGTTGTCTTCAAGCCTTCCGAGCACACGCCGCTGCAGGGCCTTCTTGAGGAGATCTTCGCGGACGCCGGCCTGCCCGAAGGCGCCGTGCAGGTCGTCTATGGCGGCAAGGAAACGGGCAGCGCGCTAATCGCCCGGAAACCGGCGAAGATCTTTTTCACGGGGAGCGACGCCGCCGGTCGCGCTATTCTCAAGCAGGCGGCGGACGATCTCATACCGGTGGAACTGGAGCTTGGCGGCAAGGATCCCATGGTCGTATTCGAGGACGTTTGCCTGCCGCGGGCGGTGCAGGGGGCGCTTTGGGGCGCCATGACCAACAGCGGACAAACCTGCACGTCGGTGGAACGGATATTTGTGCAGGATCGCATCGCGGAGCAATTCGTATCGGAACTTGGGGCCGCCATGGAGCGCCTTACGATCAGCCGCGAGAACGCGCCGGCCGCTGATCGTCTCGACCTGGATCTGGGCTGCATGACGGCGGAATTTCAGCTGGACAAGGTGGAACGCCAAGTGGAAGACGCCGTTCAGAAAGGGGCCACCGTGGTGTGCGGCGGCCAGCGCATCCCGGGCACGCGGGTCTTCCCCCCCACGCTGATCACGGGCGTCACGCCCGAGATGGCGATCCACGGCGAGGAGACGTTTGGGCCCGTGGTGACGGTGACGCCTTTCGCCGGGGAGGCCGAGGCCATCGCACTCGCGAACGACAGCCGCTTCGGCCTGAGCGCGAGCGTGTGGTCCGGCGATCCGGAACTGGCGGAACGCGTGGCGCGCGCGATCGTGACCGGGAATGTCTCGATCAACAATGTGCTTGCGACGCAGGGCAACTCCGCGCTGCCTTTCGGCGGCACGAAACACTCGGGCATGGGCCGCTACAAGGGCCCGCACGGCCTCTACTCCTTCTCCAACGTGAAATCCGTGCTTGTCGACAAGAACAGCGGCCGGAAGGAACCGATCTGGTACCCGTATACGGCGGAGAAATACAAGCTGATTTCCGACCTGATCGATGCATCGGTCACCGGCGGCCTTCGGGGCCTGCTGAACACCGTACTGGTGGGCCTGCGGCTGAGCAAGTTCATGAAACCCTGA